The sequence below is a genomic window from Chaetodon auriga isolate fChaAug3 chromosome 8, fChaAug3.hap1, whole genome shotgun sequence.
acagaaaacaggaaaagttcCAAGAAACCTCATGTCAACAGATGACTGACTGGAAAGTAGTGTAGTTTTGGTAGGTTAatcacaaatacataaaaacatattgtATATTTGCACATCCAGCCCCTAATCACTTTACCGTTCCAACGGACCACCGGTGGCCCTACGAGCATTccttatttttcttcctgtcgATTGACACATTTACACTCATTATAAACCATTAGAAAGCTCATGTATCAATTAATGGAAAGCACTTTAAAATATGATCACAACAGGAGGCATCATAAACGGcgacagcagacaaacaaatatCTTAAAAAAGGCAACATTAAGGCAACTCACTGATAATGTTGCTTAATAatccacagatcgataacactccaacaaaaacacactggaaacatccacaaaggtccagaatatccactgcagtaaaaatatttcgtccaaataataataataatattccaCAGAAAGATGCTCTCTCCTTTTAAATTAGCAGGCGACATGTTCgtcttctgcttctcttttgcGTTTTCCCAGTAGAAACTTCCAGAAACATAAACAGACAAGGCACCATCTTGTCTTCAGTTACTCTGTCGAGTCTCAGGTTTCACTTCACCATCATAAACTGCCATATGAAGCCTGGTGACCAGATAAGCCAATAATAGCCTGAGCTGAACAGAAGGGCCTCCGCCCATTCTTCCGTGTGAAAATCTAGCCACAGCTaattttgcagatgactgacattTTGAATAGCCATTGAAATTCTGAACACGCCAATCTGCCACTTCAGTGAATTGTTTACAGTTCCAGACATAGTAACTGGCCtcagtaaaaatatatatagtcAAAAATATAGGTATAGAGAAaacatgctgtggtcccattgtgttttccagctaataaggcccagatatagtcatctgcaggcatctattaacaaaaaaatattcaggtatataagaaaataatcaatgtTTTACATTCCAAAAGAAACCAAAACCGTGAATGtgctccaaatggttcaagaacagctctCATTTTACTTTGGGTCTGACTTTTTTGTACTGCTGCACTCAGTCTGTACAAATATAAGAGAAAAAGCCACCGAGTTCAGAGACTGGAAAATAAATCTTCCATGTCATTCAGGTGGCCCCTGGCCTGAACTGTGGGGATGTAGCTGCCTCTCACAGCAAAGTCCTTTTTGTTTCTGGACATGTGATGATCTGATGAATCAGCTGAGGGGACATATATAATTTTCCAATAATTTTTTTCTTGTCTACCCAGAGACTGATCTATACTATATCACAGAAAGACACTGATGAGTTACATGGGTCCATCCTGATCCTGAATGCAGGGTAGACCTCCTCTGTGAACCTGGTGTGGAAGGTATAGATGTGGGTCAGCTTGTCAGAGGAcactctgtagaaggacagagtgccagcaggccAGTCCAGGTACACTCCCACTCTGTTTGTGGGTGAGGGGCTCTGGATGGGCACTCTGTTGTTATCGTGTAGGACTGAGTAACCTtcatcagagcagctcagactcCAGGACTGGTCATTCCTTCCAAGACAGCAGTCGTCGCTTTCTCCTCGCCGTCTGATTCCTCTGTAAGCCACCGCTATATAAACATGCCCATTCCACTCAACCTCCCAGTAACAATGACCAGACAAACCATCtgagcacagcagctgtttccagtagTCAAATCTGTCTGGATCATCAGGGTATGGCTGCGTCTCTTTCGCTGCAATCACCTTTCTGTTGTGGTCCAACAGTACGAGCTTCTTGTGTGCCGTGTTTAGGTCCACTGAGAGTTCACGGGCGTCTGATGGAGACGACATTTTTAACATAAGTTTGTCATGTTTATTGATTTACGACTTTCACATTTAGTACATAGTTTAGATTTTGAGGCTGAGGGGGGTGGCGTTAGTTTTTCAGGTAGCTGGTCATAAATAAAGGTATCAGACAAATTAGAACGATGACATTATGATGCTGCTAGATGAAGTCACATGATCACCAGAGTCATTAGGGTTTGTCCAAAATATATTTCCCAAATTTCATGATAACACATTCAACagctgtcaagatatttcagcaaaaaaacaaaactgataaCTTAGAGGGTTTTCCTGATGTTTGAGGGGTTCAGCCCTCTTTAAGGTAAAACTGCTGAGGTAAACGTATGGAATAAAAACCTGCAGATCATTGGCTCTCTGTGGTGAATGATTGGCCACCTGTGCCCTAAACAATCTGTCAATCAAAACTTGTCATTAgctaaagaaaaaacacacacttacacttcctcagaccaGATTTCATCCACCGTGATCCACCATGGTCCACCCTGGTGCAAAAACAGTCAGATCAACTTCAATGGAAACTGCTAAGTGTCTGGAAGCTGCAGACGCTGCCTTTGAAAATTTACTGTGTGCTTTTTTAAGCTGTGATCATCACAAACAAGATGAAGATCTCACTTTCTGCAAGGCTAGAACTGAACTAGAAGTAGGTGGGAAGACATTTTTGATTTAATGCTTATTTGACCCCCTGAATCAAACAAACTCAACCTCCTGTTCGTCCaaacctgagagtgtccagtctcCAGCCTGGAACATGCCGCCCACGAGAAAGCAGATTCACTCCTGattctcctggatgattgtagtccaggtccagctctctcagatgggaggggttggattTCAGAGCTGTGGCCAGAGAGGCACAGCCTTTCtttgtgatcagacagcctgccagcctgcaaacaaacacacacacacaagtgagaGAGAAGCTGTTTAGAGTCGTTTTGGTGACTGAATCTTTTAATACTGAAGTCTAACTATTAGCAAACTATTGTCTGGACATGTAACATGTGTTCCAGCAGGTGTTTGCTGTCCATCATCTGTCAACCCCACTAATGAATCCTGACCTGAGAACCTCCAGTGCACAatgtggactctccagtccagcacagagcagcttcactcctgcaTCCCCCAGGTcgttgttactcaggtccagctctctcagactggaggacgGGGAGCTGAGAACTGCAGCCAgagcttcacagcttctctctgacaGATTACAGCAACTCAGCCTGAAGGAGCGACAAAGCAACAAAGAGACTGTAAGGATAGTCTCAATCCTTATAGATTTTATGTAGTTAAATATTTGTGATGTAGTTATTTGTGAACCTACAcagctttgttggaggctttgaccactggcagcagccgcagaagagcctcctctgaagcacaGTATTccttcaggtcaaacacatccagatctttttctgatgagagtatgatgaagaccagagctaaccactgagcaggagacagttcacCTGTGGAGAGTCTTCCGGAACTCAGGGACTGTTGGATGTCCTCCACCAGAGAGGCGTCCTTCAGTTCATTCAggcagtggaacagattgatgcttctcTCCACAGACAGACTCTCACTGATCTTTTTCTTGATGTGCTGGACTGTTCTCTCATTGGTAAGTGAgctgtgtcctgtctgtgtcaCCAGGCCTTGTAAGAGACTCTGATTGGTTGGCAGTGAAAGACCCACAAGGAAGCGaaggaacaagtccaggtgtccatttggactctgtaaggctgtgtccacagcactctggtAGAAGTCTTCAGATTTGATTCCAAAAAATCTAGACCACACAGAAGATGATCTTTTTTCTGACAAcagattgactccagacttgatgaaggtcagatggacatgaagagcagccagaaactcctgaaggCTCAGgtggacgaagcagaacaccttgtcctggtacagtcctctttcctctttaaagatctgtgtgaacacacctgagcacactgaggctgctctgatatcgatgccactatctgtcaggtctgattcgtagaagatcaggtGTCCTTTCTGCAGTTGCTCAAAACCCAGTTTgcccagagactcaatcatcttcctgctctctggagtccagtGTGGATCTGAGTCAGCTCCTCCATCGTACTTGATGTTCTTCAGTTtagactgaaccaccaggaagtggatgtacatctcagtcagggtcttgggcagctctcctccggctctggtcttcatcacatcctccaggaCTGtggcagtgatccagcagaagactggaatgtggcacatgatgtggaggcttcgtgatgtcttgatgtgggagatgattcttttggcctgctcctcatctgtgaacctcttcctgaagtactcctccttctgtggGTCCGTGAACCCTCTGATCTCAGTCACCATGTCAACATACTCAcgagggatctgattggctgctgcaggtcgtgtggttatccagatgcgagcagagggcagcagtgtCCCCCGGATGAGGTtcgtcagcagcacatccactgaggtggtctctgtaacatcagtcagggTCTCATTCCCatggaagtccagaggaagtcgacactcgTCCAGAccgtcaaagatgaacaaaaccctgaactcttcaaacctgcagattcctgtgTCTTTGGTTTCAGTAAAGAAGTGctgaacaagttccaccaaactaaaccttttctctttcagcacattcagctctctgaaagtgaatgggaATGTGAACTGTATGTCTTGGGCGCCTTTGTcctcagcccagtccagagtgaacttctgtgttagGACGGTTTTCCcgatgccagccactccctttgtcatcactgttctgattggttgatctGTTTCATATGAGGCCTTAAAGATGTCTTCATATCTGATTGTTGTTTCTGGTCTGtctggtttcctggatgctgtttcaatctgtctgacctcatgttcatcattgtcCTCTGCAGCCCCCTCCTCTGTGATGCggagctctgtgtagatctgattcagaaGGGTTGGACTTCCTGTTTTAGAAACCCCTTCAAACAAGCACTGGTACTTCTCCCTCAGATTAGATTTGAGTGTACAGCGGCACACTGGAGCAAGAGCTCCTacaaggaaaaatgacaaattctcCATTGGATTACTCTAGACTGGACAGGTCTATCTTACGAGTCTAATACAATCATTGCAATGTAAAGATGTTACGAGATTCGGAGCTGGAGAGGACTCTTGGCGTCCACCCACACTTCCTTTTCATGTGTTGTTAGAGGCTGGGGGATGAgggcaaaatgaataaattactCAACCACGTTGTTtggaaatggaaacaaagcTTTTGCCAGCTGAGGTCCAAACACGTATCTGCCAGAATAGCTACTCATGATCGTCAAGGTTGGTTTTATATCATGGGAAAGAGATGGTTAGCGTTACATACTTATTTTTGGATGGTGAGCTCAGCGTAGACAACTTAAATCTGATGCAGGTATCGCACAGCATGTttacagcagacttttcacatgcacatgtacaatTTTAACAACTTTTATCTGCTACGTCTATGAAGAGCCTCTTACTGTTCTGCAGACAGTCGGCCAGGTCCTCCTGCTTCATTCCCCTCATGAACTGCAGTGTGAgtttcagaaatgcctctctgttgctcttcctctgctcttcctcttcaccaTCAACCACCTGCTTCATCTCACATTGGTCCCCTGTGCATTCTGGGTAATTTTGACTCAGAATCTTCTGGAACGCCTTAAGCTCGGTCTTCACAAACGTAAAGATGTTCTCCTGAAGAAGCTGGAACAAACAACATTCACTAAACTTTTGTGGCTGTAACAGGCAGAGCTACAAAGAGACCCTGCACAGTGTCTTCTCCTCAGCCTGGTTGTACCTCGCCTCTATGGCCTGACTCCTCTACAGTCCTTACTACTGATTTAACTGTATGACTGGAGGAGATGTAGGTCTCTCTCCAAAGTGTCGCTATCAAGGCTTCTTTCTGCACTGCACTTGCTTATCTTGCTAATTAGGTGCATTCCCTTTTTACCAGGGTGATGGATACTGATGGATACTAACAGAACTGCTAAGCTGCACCTGCTGGCCAAAAGGTGGATGATATGCTCCTTACTGCAGAATGTTTAAGTACAGAGGAAGGTTTCAAGATGCATTTATCGACAGTGCACAGCCAGGTGTGCTGCCTGacgacagacacagacatatcTCTTGGTTCTCCAGATGGTTTCTCTGAGGATGACGACATAGAGGGGGGATCAGGCTGGTGAGGAGCTTTCCGAGGTCCTCAGTGTTGGGATGGTTCAAAGGTATCAATCCAGTTTTAACAGACCTGTGCTGAACATTCTGTCATCCCTGCTTCATTATACTCTGTATCTGTGTTAAGAGACTTGGGTTATGCAGACAGCTGCACCCAAGACCAATAGTTCAAGCCCACACACCCACTCTCCCCTCATAAAGTATTAAGTGGTTGTCACATTCCACATTTGCAATGAAGGAAAAATGCTGTCCTCGTGCAAACTTGAAACAAACAGTGAGATGCTACTGTGTTCACAATATTTAGAGCACTTAATATGACAAAAAAGAGTTGTTTTCCctaatttaaagctgcaaatgGCAGAAATGAGCAAGACTATATTTCCTGGCCCACTCATAAACGTTCTCTCAGACCTGTCAGCAGCCCACCTGAAAGCTCTAATGTGGAAGCTAACTGCtacacaaactgcagttttcctGTTTCTAAGTGTGTTCAATGCACAAGATACAATATGTGAACACATCAGCTTTGGAGACATTGGAAGGTGACTTTGAAGAAACTAGGCTAACAGCACCAGTCTTGCTTTCATTtgtggctgctgcagtcagAAGGTGGGCTCGTACAGTACACACCATAAATATTGTGTCCAAGTCTGTCTGCAAATCAGTGGAAACATCTGGCCCCTTCTGGTGAACTCTGTGGAGGAAGAGTGATCCATCAGTGAAACACTGGATAATGGAAGTAGAAACATAACACCTCATGCACATAACTGAGGCTT
It includes:
- the LOC143324235 gene encoding protein NLRC3-like isoform X2; amino-acid sequence: MVQKTKQERADPSSPSIISMKSDRSKGFPLNFKEEESDSKTKQERADPSSPSIISMKSDRSKGFPLNFKGGDSKTKQERADPPSPSIISMKSDRSKGFPLNFKGEDSDPKVHQKGPDVSTDLQTDLDTIFMLLQENIFTFVKTELKAFQKILSQNYPECTGDQCEMKQVVDGEEEEQRKSNREAFLKLTLQFMRGMKQEDLADCLQNRALAPVCRCTLKSNLREKYQCLFEGVSKTGSPTLLNQIYTELRITEEGAAEDNDEHEVRQIETASRKPDRPETTIRYEDIFKASYETDQPIRTVMTKGVAGIGKTVLTQKFTLDWAEDKGAQDIQFTFPFTFRELNVLKEKRFSLVELVQHFFTETKDTGICRFEEFRVLFIFDGLDECRLPLDFHGNETLTDVTETTSVDVLLTNLIRGTLLPSARIWITTRPAAANQIPREYVDMVTEIRGFTDPQKEEYFRKRFTDEEQAKRIISHIKTSRSLHIMCHIPVFCWITATVLEDVMKTRAGGELPKTLTEMYIHFLVVQSKLKNIKYDGGADSDPHWTPESRKMIESLGKLGFEQLQKGHLIFYESDLTDSGIDIRAASVCSGVFTQIFKEERGLYQDKVFCFVHLSLQEFLAALHVHLTFIKSGVNLLSEKRSSSVWSRFFGIKSEDFYQSAVDTALQSPNGHLDLFLRFLVGLSLPTNQSLLQGLVTQTGHSSLTNERTVQHIKKKISESLSVERSINLFHCLNELKDASLVEDIQQSLSSGRLSTGELSPAQWLALVFIILSSEKDLDVFDLKEYCASEEALLRLLPVVKASNKAVLSCCNLSERSCEALAAVLSSPSSSLRELDLSNNDLGDAGVKLLCAGLESPHCALEVLRLAGCLITKKGCASLATALKSNPSHLRELDLDYNHPGESGVNLLSRGRHVPGWRLDTLRVDHGGSRWMKSGLRKYARELSVDLNTAHKKLVLLDHNRKVIAAKETQPYPDDPDRFDYWKQLLCSDGLSGHCYWEVEWNGHVYIAVAYRGIRRRGESDDCCLGRNDQSWSLSCSDEGYSVLHDNNRVPIQSPSPTNRVGVYLDWPAGTLSFYRVSSDKLTHIYTFHTRFTEEVYPAFRIRMDPCNSSVSFCDIV
- the LOC143324235 gene encoding NLR family CARD domain-containing protein 3-like isoform X1, with the protein product MSQPEEEDEGVPPSSIPLTAEHDDQSEPERTKQEREDSPSPSLISMRSDRSKGFPLNFSEEESDSKTKQERADPSSPSIISMKSDRSKGFPLNFKEEESDSKTKQERADPSSPSIISMKSDRSKGFPLNFKGGDSKTKQERADPPSPSIISMKSDRSKGFPLNFKGEDSDPKVHQKGPDVSTDLQTDLDTIFMLLQENIFTFVKTELKAFQKILSQNYPECTGDQCEMKQVVDGEEEEQRKSNREAFLKLTLQFMRGMKQEDLADCLQNRALAPVCRCTLKSNLREKYQCLFEGVSKTGSPTLLNQIYTELRITEEGAAEDNDEHEVRQIETASRKPDRPETTIRYEDIFKASYETDQPIRTVMTKGVAGIGKTVLTQKFTLDWAEDKGAQDIQFTFPFTFRELNVLKEKRFSLVELVQHFFTETKDTGICRFEEFRVLFIFDGLDECRLPLDFHGNETLTDVTETTSVDVLLTNLIRGTLLPSARIWITTRPAAANQIPREYVDMVTEIRGFTDPQKEEYFRKRFTDEEQAKRIISHIKTSRSLHIMCHIPVFCWITATVLEDVMKTRAGGELPKTLTEMYIHFLVVQSKLKNIKYDGGADSDPHWTPESRKMIESLGKLGFEQLQKGHLIFYESDLTDSGIDIRAASVCSGVFTQIFKEERGLYQDKVFCFVHLSLQEFLAALHVHLTFIKSGVNLLSEKRSSSVWSRFFGIKSEDFYQSAVDTALQSPNGHLDLFLRFLVGLSLPTNQSLLQGLVTQTGHSSLTNERTVQHIKKKISESLSVERSINLFHCLNELKDASLVEDIQQSLSSGRLSTGELSPAQWLALVFIILSSEKDLDVFDLKEYCASEEALLRLLPVVKASNKAVLSCCNLSERSCEALAAVLSSPSSSLRELDLSNNDLGDAGVKLLCAGLESPHCALEVLRLAGCLITKKGCASLATALKSNPSHLRELDLDYNHPGESGVNLLSRGRHVPGWRLDTLRVDHGGSRWMKSGLRKYARELSVDLNTAHKKLVLLDHNRKVIAAKETQPYPDDPDRFDYWKQLLCSDGLSGHCYWEVEWNGHVYIAVAYRGIRRRGESDDCCLGRNDQSWSLSCSDEGYSVLHDNNRVPIQSPSPTNRVGVYLDWPAGTLSFYRVSSDKLTHIYTFHTRFTEEVYPAFRIRMDPCNSSVSFCDIV